The DNA sequence CGTAATGCTGAAAATGCCAAAATAATTTGGCGCATCGAAAATGTGGCGCTAGTTCCTCGGTGTGTCGCAGTTTGGTGACGTTTTCAGGCCGGGATAAAGGCATGCAATGTCACGAATAAACGCTTGGAGGCAGTGCATGACAGCAAGTGTCACTTTTACTCTTCAGGGAAGTAATTCAGAAGAACTGTTGAACTGCTGAGTTAATTGTATGCACTTCGTCGATAGTTAGTGTAATTCAGTACAGGGACAAGGTGTAAAGACTGTAGACTAGGTTACGATGGTTCCCAACCACCGACAAACTCATCCCCCGAACACCCCCATAGTCCGCTCCGTATGGCCTTTCATAAAAATGTACTAGTAGGCTACTATGGAGTGCATAACGTACCATCATGTAAGGTAGGTAACTACCTTTACTACCAAAATATTAGTAGTAATACAACAGTTTAATATACTCAATTAGgctacaagtcctgcattcaataTTTAACTAATGTAAAAGTCAAAATGTGTCTtataaaaaatgtgtgaaaagaaaaggtattcattattcattatgGAGAATGGCCACTTTCAGAGTGTTACTATTTGGATTAAATTCATTAACGAGTAAGCTGTATTTGATTgttgcagaaagaaagaagattGAGCTATTTGTATCTACTCTATATGCCATGAATTtataacaattcaaaatattttataaaatgattgGGTGTTTTGAATGCAAGTAATCTGCAAAGTCAAATCtgcagctgtcagatgaatgtagtcaGCCAGTCAGACTGTAGTTGAGGGGAAATGTAGCTAACTAAGTATAGTAAGTAAGTACAAGGGTTAAAATGTATACTACAATGGCCTACATTAGTAAAGGTACTTTTGTACTTTCCAACACTGGTAAggcctattttttttcttcaaattttgTGACTGCATGGACACATAATGTCAATGAATTTTGGAAAATGAGGAAAATCTGCCTCACTTTCCCTGAGTTCCAGAGGTCATGTGTATAGAATAAGCATATTGCAGGACCAATTCAAACCCTTCACAGTTCCATCTCCTCATTCTCAATAATAGATCCAAATATAGACAAAACAAACCATGTTTCAGTACTTATCTGCTGTATGCAGTCAAATATGACATCCATTATGGTTGTACCTCCAGTGGGAGATGTAATTCATGACTCTTATTGGACTGAGTAAGTAGGCCTATACATTCAGCAAATATAATATGGTGCTTGAATTAAATTATGGGATACAGTACATCCGAGTCACACATCAGAGTGTGCAGCAGCTTCACAGTGGGGGTGCTACGACATAAAACCCATTCAGTTATAATGCGTGGGATGATGAAGTGGCTGTCAATATATGAAATATGATGTATGAAATGAATACATGAGGAGCTGTTGGCATAAGACTGCTTGAgcaaaacagtttttttaaagtcttaaaTAGTTACTTGTAATGTTTACAAATGTTAAAGGAAGGACTCTTGTTGTTTATATGAGTTTGCAGGGATGAGCCATAAAGTGACCtttgctggggggaaaaaaacatctcaAGTGCATAGTTGAAATTTGGTTGTGTGATTTTAGTTCATGTATGGCGTGTTCCCACTGTGTCCTATATATACAAAACAGAAGGAGGAAAACAGAAAAGCACATTAGCAAAAGGCCATTTCAGTTCGCGGCTATTAAACATTATTTTCCTTCCTTGAGTTTTATGATCTGATCCAGTCACAGCTGTCCTCAAATCTCAGTAAAGCCACCCCCACCCCTGTTTACTCTCTATTAAAGTAGTCACAGTGGAGTGCTTTACACATTGTTGTAGTAATTCATCGGGGCTATTGGCAAGTCCGTTCATGCCTGTAGTGCTGATCACTCAAACCCCTCCACAATTAGGGTGGGCCCGAGTTTATTGTTTGAGTTCAAAGGTGTGTGTTGAAGAAGGGATTAGGGCTTTTCCCTCTTTACCTTTAAACTGATCTAAACTTTAAACAAGCGTTTTTTCCCCTTAGTGTTTTGAGTATCTCCATGTGCACAGCGTTGAGGCACTGCAGTGACAACAAATTCAAACTGTTCAGATCTGTTGCAATATAGATAGGATTTGGAAATAAGTACACATGGCCTTTGGTGTTGAAGAGACCAACAGGGAAAATATGTGCTAATCAGATATATTAAGTCCACTTTCATCAGTGGCCCAAAGGTCGTCTCCAAACAAAGGAAGCAGTGATGGGACACTTTGGTGTGAAAGGTCCACACCCCATCTAATTTATCTTATTACCAAGATAGAGAAGTCCAATTCATGATAGGACACTGACCTATTCTCACCTTACTTTTCTCTGACTTACCCCCACACACTCTCCCAATCTTTCCAGTCTTGGTTTGCATtctaaccccccaccccccctgccCCTCCCCTGACACAACGCCTCTATAAAATTCATTCCCAAGTTACCATCAGGGGAACGCACGGCTGTATCACACTAAGACAGTGCGCAGCTATAGATGATGAGGGAAGGGTATTCTGAGTTTATAGAGGGTAGTGTGTTTTACTACTACCACAAGTAGGGGAACTATTTAAGTAGGAAGCGCATCCCCAGTCTTATCTCTCGACTAGTTAGTGCTAGCCGCACGTAAAATGGTTAAAAGCGCCTTGGCGACGATACCAATCCTCCTGTCGTGGGGTTACTGCGTGTTGGCTACGCAGGTCGCCTTTGCCAACTTCTCCGTGGACAACGAAGTGCGCTCCAGCTTCATCCAGCGGCGGCTGCGGAGCCAAGAGCGCAGGGAGATGCAGCGGGAGATCCTCTCCATCCTGGGGCTGCCGCATCGTCCGCGTCCGCACGTCCACACCAAACACAACGCTGCCCCGATGTTCATGCTGGACCTGTACAATACCATCTCTACAGACGCACAGCCGCCCGGATACTCTTACTACAAGTCCGTTTTACCGACCCAAGTCTCCCCCGTGGTGACCCCACAGGACAGCCGCTTCCTAGATGACGCAGACATGGTGATGAGTTTTGTCAATCTTGGTAAGTTTACAATTCGActttataataacaatatttacttatatatattttagtgtaTATAAATGTTCACTACATGTTACTACAGGGACCTGGTTTACTGTGATAATGTTTTcatgaagtaaaaaaataaataaagagtagCCTACTTGTAGGTTATGTTTTTCATGGGGAGTCTCATCTCTGTTATCTGATTGAATAAACTTAAGATTCAATGTTTTAAATGCTTTCCATTTTGTGGTGAAGCCTTCCAAAGCCACTACAACAGAGTGCATTAGTTAAGTGTGTTTGAAAGCCATGTATCTCTTACATTCATTCAAAATCAGGCATTATGCATTCTGAGCTGTAAATGTTATGACAACATGTCTGTATCCGATTTCCCCAGAATCCCTTCAAAAGCTCTGGGGGAGAGGCTTAGCATGGCTTTGTTTCGCATGACTAGAAACTGAACGGGCATTTCTAAACCcctagggagggagagacaagTTGACTAAGATGCAAACAGCATCTAAACACATGCTTTTGCGGCATAAATCTCTGTTAGTGCAGGTGCAGTGCattcctgcatgtgtgtgtctgtttggagGGTGCAAATCACATGGGTCACAGGTGGGAGTTGGGGCTTACTCAGACATTATTGAATTTATAGAAGGCAAATCCTGCCTTTGTTTCCCTTGGAGATCCTACGGCGGCTCTGGTATCACTATGGTGAAACAGCAGACCATGGTGCCTGTGGCTCTTATCCGGATGTGGTTACATCCAACACCTACCCGTGTCTTTTTTATGCCTCTCTCCGGCCTCAGGAGGAGGGTCATAGGTCAACCTAAAGCGGTGAAGTGTGTTCATCTGAGATCCGTGTCCAAAAAACCTTCCTGTCTGTTTGTATGCCTTTGAGATTGAACCGAAGCCGTTAAAATGAGGAGACATTTAGAGTTATTTTTTCGATCAGCCCATGCATGTGTAGTTAATACAAAACATTTGGAGACTGTAAAACAAATCTGAAGCATAACATTTTATGTCCTCAGTCGTGAACCTTTCAGCTAATGAGATCTGGAAACATTGTTTCTGAAAATTCATAGCAGATTTATGTGGTTCCACATCTGAGAGTTTGATTATCaagaggaaggaggaagaaaagtgtgtattatttctctctctctctctctcgacccCACTACCTCCTGTGCTGATGATTGGCTGAGTGTTTAGCTGGGGCTTCCACATTATGCTGGAGTGACTCTTCTTGGTGGTCCCTGGATGATCGCTTCAAGACCAAACTGGATTATGGTATTTCCCCTCCAAAGACCAGCTTCCAGTGTGAAGGAGAGCTGCTGTAGGGCTGCCCATCCCCTTCACTCAGTGCTCCCAGGTATATCATGCAGGTAGACAGTGCATGGAACAATGATGTAGAGAAATATTGCATTTTAGATAAATCAGCCTCATTTATTCAgtataaatgaaatgaattatGGAAGAGGGAAAGGATTCAGAAAAATTAAGGGGAACGATTCAACCCCTCTTTTTTCATCACAGACCGTATTTGAGATAACGTGTAGTCATTTTGCAAagtctacacacacatacagtctaTTGCATCACTGCACACATGCTGATACATGCACATGGCTCCATATGTTTAGTTCTGTTAGAATGCCAAACCACAGGTCGTACTTCAGCCGGAAGCATTCGTCTCATTGTCATGCAACATTACACACGGCAGTCGATATTGCACTGCACATAGCACATTGTAGTTCCTCTTGTACAATTGTTTATAAAGAAATACATTGAATGTAGTGCAGAGACCTGACTTCACACTCAATCTTATCACCATCAATCATATCTCAATCTGAAAGCGTGGACACATGCGttatgtttttttggttttgttgcaTTGACCAAAACACACCGGCAGAGCATGGGAAAAGGCACACTGACCATAAATGTCACTGGCTTTCATTAAAGTAGAAAGAGTGCAAAATGCTCTCCTAGCACTTGGAGCAATGACTGTGTTTCTGGAGAACAGAAGGTGTATTGTGTTTGAGAATAAGCGGGAAGAAATGTGTTTGTCTGCTAAGCTAATCTGTAGGAAGCATAAGAAGATCACACTAAGAATTTTGTTTGCCCCAACAGAAAACCGCATTAACCTTcctattatttatacatttgtgTGCAAACTAATTCCTTTCTGACGATACACTTTAAGCCCACCTCTGTATTTTACATCTTGTGCAGAATAACTTAGTTCAGTAAATTTGGTTTGTCATCAATAAGCAGACATTCTGCAGCAAATATGTATGCAGTCATGCAATATTTGCTAAGCAAAAGTCTTTAGGGTGGTTCTAGTAATCTGCAAGAAAACCAAGCAATGCTGTCATACTTGTCAACGCATGCAGACATCCATGGATTTGAAAAGGCAGTAAATGTTCACTGgaagaatacattttaagacatttaaGTTGAAAATGAAAGTACTGATGCAGAGAATgacataaatatattataaaaaatattcacaaaggTCATATTTGGGTCATTCTTTGAGTTGTGTTtttgcacagacagacatacatctTTAAACCACCCATGCtgatatgttgaaaaaaaaaaaaaaaagatcccaTTTAGTATAAAATTGCAATAGGTTAATGATAGCTTCGTGACTGTGTGGCCCTGCAGTGTCAGGAGTAATCTGAAGTGTTGAAATGCCTCCCAGGGGGAAGTTTGCATATCTGAGGTCTGATCTCTGCAGCTAATGGTCCCTAACGTAAACACACCGAGTCCTTACAAGCAATTATTGCTTTCATAAAAACACCCCTCGTTCCCTTCCAGCATTTAATTGCGGTCAAACAAATGACTAGCAGGGTTCAGAATGCACTGCTCTTAACGACgaacgtgtgtgtgttcttgtgtcgttagaaatgtttttagaagactgtgagtcagtgtgtgtgtgtgtgtgtgtgtgtgtgtgtgtgtgtgtgtgtgtgtgtgtgtgtgtgtgtgtgcgtgcgtgcgtgcgtgcgctcTTTTGtgaaacataataataaatcaGTTTCTAGTGTTGAGGTGTGGTGTGTATGGTTGTCTGTGCACTGAAACAATAGTGGACCATCAGTAGGAAGGCTGATGTCatgatgatgtcatgatgtgTGCCAGTGGGCAGGATGTGTTTAAGGTGACTAATcgctgctccgctctgcacACCTTCACCAGAGACCTCCACTGCTCTTTCCAAGGACAAACACATTGGCTAACGCTGTAAAAATACGACACTGAAAAGCTCCAGGAAGCTTCGGGGTCCTTCTGACCGCCGTTCTTCTGGAAAGTCTGAGTGTTGGAGAGACTCAGCTGGCTCGGGGCCGATTTGGAAACCATCAGCTACTGTTGCTTTACTTTAGCCTCTACAATCAGAATGAAATCACTGGATACACGGTGATACACGACAAACTGATCAGGCAGGTGTGGGTGGTACAGACTCTGGTAGTTAAGTCACACATGGATTTGTGGGTCTCTCTATACTTTACGTGAGTGTGTTTGTAAAAGTACACTGGCAGCTGTGGTTTTCCGGGCTGTGCCTTAACAGGCCTTTTCTTGTGGTCAGCACATGTGTGCAATTTAAACAGGGAGCCAAACTGAGCCCTGAGAATGTTTTTTCTCCCCCACATTGGCACGTATGGCAGACTTAAGTGATGTTTAGATCAATCACTTTACTCATGGAAGCAGGATTTTTCCTATTTCTGACACAGTGCTTCCGAGATGTGGGCACACATCAGAGCAACGTTTGATTTGGCAACAGTTTTGACGGATATGCAACCACCGACCGGTTCACCATCTGATTATGCTCACAGTGGTTTGCCTTTTTTACTCAGCAGTATTAtttcactgtgtgtatgtgtgtcagctGACGCAGACAGCCATAAACAATCTATCACCTCTAttgctttctcttttttttctctctcttcctgatAGTTGATCAGGATCAGGATCTATTGTACCAGCAGCACAGAAGAGAATTTCGATTTGACCTTTCCCGTATTCCAGAGGGAGAGGCCGTCACAGCAGCAGAGTTTAGGATTTTTAAAGATTTCATCCAGGAACGCTACGAGAATGAGACGTTCAGAGTCAGTGTATACCAGGTCCTGCAGGAGCCTCCAGACAGGTATGGGTGTTTTCTTTCCTGCTCCTGCACATCTCAAATTTCAGACAAAAACTGTtgcgttttttgttgttgctttatCCTGTTTTCATCAGCTCGATCTTTTCAGTAGTGTTTCACATTTAGGAATCATTTCACTCAaattacaaatttaaaaaaagtatttcctcACGTACCCTGCATTGTCTCTGGTTTATTTTGTTAGGGTTTTGAGATATCTGTCTGATTTCTGCCACCACCCCCAATACAATGGCATAGAAAATATAACTTGCAGCTCTCTGAAGTTGCACTTTGGACCAGCGGTGCAACAAGCTAAATGTCACCATGCTAACATTCTCAATTCAATTGCGAGCACAGTCACAGCTATCACTCATGGCATCACACCCCCTTTTTATAGCATCACATAactaattaaaaccaaactTATCAGAAAAATGTACACCTGAACATACATCAGCATGATAATAATTGCCTAAAATGACCAGTTACCAGTTACCATCTTAGTTTGGCCCATGTCCATGTCCCATCCGCTAACATGGAGGAGGCGGAATatatgacctatactgcagccagccaccagggggtgatcgagatgttttggcttcacttttggggCTCTGTCATGttgtccatctttatatacagtctatgtttaGAACGTAATATTTTACCAcgttagtttagtgtgttagcatgccaaCAGCAAATTAGCACTCGGTTTTGCAGGTATTCagtcataaaccaaaatgttggatagatacaaataaaaaaaatgaatgaaatgaatgtctctatttcatggcaatccatcatcATGGAAACATAAATGATTGTGTACAAAATTatatggcaatccatccaactgTGATATTTCGGTCGACATCAAAGTGGTTAACTGCCAGAGCCACGCTGCTAGCGTAGCTAAAAATGTGACTTTTCACAAacagtgtctctgtttctggATAATCCCCAGAACACACTGTCAACAATTTTCATAGGAACTATTTCTTCAGTAGGAATGAGTTCCAAAGATTTGCTGCTGTCATATATGTAATTTTTCAGTATTTGCATACTCTACTattcgcattgccagatctacctccacagcgctgccgaGGAGGGTCCGGCtaggtgctgctgcaaaataggctcgggaaggaacttgttttgatggaacgtgtgtacgttcaaaagtttttGATTCAacagatttaccctgcagagatctgaggagcggtTGAGTtgagaacgccaacacaaaggaagcggaaggtGTTGGACATTTGgtcgaaaatgagggacatgaACAACCAATGAAATTCCATTCCATGATCATTTATTCGCCACGGTGGCGCTGTTGTGTTGACAGATACCTCAAAACCCCGATATACATAACCAAGCCTATCTGCATGGCTAGAAAGCGAGGTTtaaatttgggtgaactgacccgtAAGcgcaattttaaaatgaatcttTACAGCAGCTGGTTTCATCGCTAcatcagacatacagtatgaccATCCTCTTGTGCTAGTGACATAATAGGAGTAGTGTGGTTGATTTTGAACAAACAGACCTAATGCcactgtgtgttttcctgtTCCGGTTGTTGGGCTGCTGTACGTGAACACTCGATTCTGCCTGCTTCGGCCCGTGTCTGTTTACATTTCCTCACAGGTTATTTCTGCTGATGTTAGTGCACCAAGGCTGTTTACACAGACATTAGTGTCAGTTACGGAAAAGTCAGAACAGGACAGTCCCCAGGAGACCTGCATTTATAACTCGCAGCTCCAACCACAAATAACACTCTCAGCCCTCAAGACGTCAATTTACTCTCATTCTCTTACACAGGTGGTTAttcctctgtgtttctgtctgtcggACTGGCTGTAGCTCTGTTTTGTCTGTCAGCCTGCTAGCCTCTGGTACTCTGACACTGTTTTCTTGTTTCAAACCACACCTGAAATTGGATAACAACATGACAGATTATCCGTTTGTAGAATAATTAGACCCCACACGTTCTACCACCCATACTATGAGCACTCAGCAGAAGGAATCCTGTGCAGGCAGTAGATTTAAGCTCTTCACCGGTGACAGTGGGGCTGACGATGGTGTTAACGGCAACATCATTGTCATTCACAGACCCACAAAGgctaccccacacacacacacagacgagcAGGGGGCAGGACCAAAGGCAGACGTCTGCCTGAGGGTCTAAAACTCAGTGTGTAAATAAAGCTATTGTCTGTTAAAATCTGCCCTTAAGACGGCACATATCAGCATAGTTTTCTTCTGTGATGTTGAGAGTGCTCCTTTGATAATGGCTGTTGGTCGTTGTGGGTGGATACATGTTTCAGGGCGTTACTTGATGACGCCAACTTGCCCTGGATGTTTAGGTCGCTACATATCGTATTGAGgctgaaatgatgaaaaatcttctttaaaatatttacattcattCGTTGCtcctatttttatttgtaaggcATCTGTCCATTAACAGTTTGCGCCTTCTTGCACTATTGTGCATTATTATTTGTTATTCAGATTTTCCCATTTATTTATCCTAGTTTAGTGTATTTACAGTGCAGTCAGAAATAAGGACAGTGACGCATTTTCTGTTGGCTCTGTACTCCAGCACACATttgatttgaaatgaaacaatGGCAATGAGATTAGTTGTGTGTCAGCTTTAATTTTAAGTTGTTCATATCCACATCTGAACAATGTCGGAACTATAGCTCCATTTTTATATAATTCAACAGTTTCAGGTGACAGCGTAATTAGACAgtttaacataatttattattagttttatttttggttCCTTTGAAGTCACTGACTTAAATGTACaacccacatacagtacatcaacTATGTAAccttattaattaattaaataattcaaAATCATTTCTTATTTCTTGCCTTCAGTCTGGTCTTCAGCAAATGAAACCCATTCTCAGTTGGACTGAGTGTCTGACTTGGCTTATCAACAACATTCCACTGTGTGGCCATAAAACCTCTTAGTTGCCTTTCATGTATTTCTTTTCCTGTTGAAATATCTTAGAATTGGGGGAATATGTATAAAAAAGGGTTACGATTCCCACACTGTTCCCAGAATACTGATATAAACACCTTCAAACACAGGGCCAAAAATTAGCACTTTAACCTCAAAGACATTTGAAACCCAATGTGCTGTCATATTTTGtcaaaacaacataaaacaagTTGTCCTAATACTTTTTGACTTTCTTCCTGCGCTGTATTTATTACAGGACCACACATGtagttttgcttttttttttgcctattAATAACATATTTTATATAACTTGCATGACAGCCAACCATTTTCCTAAGCATACCACacacttttagttttttcttttcatagaTCCCAGACAGCCATCGCTTACTGTTAATTTCAGGAATGAAAatcaattttcaaaaacaaGAGATGTGTAACAAATCACAGTAGACATTTCATCACCATAGAATtttgcaaaaacacatttgcaagtaGTGATTTGAAAGTCTTTGATGTTTAATCCGAGGaaaatttaatttcaaaatatttcagtctgcagcCAAAACAAGAACACTGAAAACCTACTGTATGCGTTTAGCCTTGAAATGCCTTCCATTCAATGACGTACTGTCCTCTCCTCAGTGAAGTGGAGCTCTTGCTGCTGTACCAACGAGAAGTGTGGGCTGCAGAGGAGGGCTGGCTGGTCTTTGACCTGACCGGCACCAGTAATCTCTGGTTGGTCAACCCTGAGCAGAACCTTGGCCTGCACCTGGTCCTGGAAGACAGCCACGGTCAGTCACTGTCATACACTAACTAACACAGGGAGGGATCCATAACAGCAACCGCAGCAAGAATACAGTCTTTGTCTGTAGTAATGCTTTAATGTTCTTTTAATCCTACGGGGAAAAGGACCACACCATAATGAGTAAATATGTGTAGAGGGTTCTTACAGAGTTCAAGTTATGATTGTGGTTGTTGTGGTCATATTAGAACTGTGTACCGCCAGGAACAAATTATTGTTTAGTAGAGTCTTAGATGTGAGTTATTGTCATCTTCAGTGGTCGGTTGAGACTCATCCTTTTTGTTCCCCCTTGCCTCCCCCTGTAGGCCAGAGGAGGAACCCCCGGCTGGCGGGGATGGTGACAGGCGGCGGACCTCAGGACAAGCAGCCCTTCATGGTTGCCTTTTTCAAAGCCAATGAGGTGCGCTTCCGCAGCATCCGCTCTGCCCACAAGGGGCGCCAGTCTAACCGCTCCAAACCCCAGAAGACTGTCCAAGATGCACTAAAGGCAGCGGAGGCTGCAACAGGTGCCCGAACCATTCAAACCTTACCATCATTGACCCGTGTCATGGTTTTAATGTCTTTGACTTACTGGCCTTGTGTGTACTCATACTTGCATGTTTTCAATTTCAGATAACCTTGGCATCACCAAAGAGGGATGTAAAAAGCATGAGCTGTATGTCAGTTTCAGAGATTTGGGATGGCAGGTATATATTTCAGAACTTTAATTTTGATCtcattttaatataatttcacTTCATTTTATGCCCAAAAGGGACAATTAACTGACCGGTAGTTTTACTCTGATCAGGACTGGATTATAGCTCCAGAGGGCTATGCAGCGTACTACTGCGAGGGAGAATGCGCCTTCCCTCTCAACTCCTACATGAATGCCACCAATCACGCCATCGTACAAACTCTGGTAAGTCCCCAAGCAGCCTCTGATGACTGGCACCTTTACATCAACCTCCACTTCCTGTAAGGATTGATGATTTAAGCTTCTTCTAACTACAGGTGCACTTTATCAACCCGGACACGGTGCCCAAGCCCTGCTGTGCCCCTACCCAGCTCCACGGCATCTCAGTGCTCTACTTTGACGACAGCTCCAATGTCATCCTCAAGAAGTACCGCAACATGGTGGTCAGAGCCTGTGGCTGCCACTGACCGCTCGAAACCCCCTCCTGTGACTTCTGCAATGATGGAGGGACACTTGAAAAAAGGCAGAAGTGAAGGAACCAGAGACAAGAGATGATTGACTGGTTGGTCATCAAGGAGCTTCTGCCACAGAACGAGCTTTAATCTGGCGTACTGTTTTCCTGAGCAGCAGCTGAGCCTCCCATGCAGGATTAACCACTACCACAAACCAATTAGAACCATTGGCAACGGAGAAAGGTTGAACAAAGTTTGAGTACAAAAAGTGCACTAAAAGGACTCCGAACAATGTTGAGTTACCTCACATACTCAAATAAAACATTCAGTGCTAGAAACAGAGAAGTAAAAAGTTATTTTCCCTAATGTGCAGCACATATCTATCTGCATTTGAATTCAGGCATTGACCATCAGGCatcagaaaatataaaatattgccTGGGTTTAAATCTGCATTTGGTAACTGATTTCACAGCTCATAAAACTTTAAATCTCCATCTTCCTGTTGAACAACTGCACCTTTTGTTTTGGAACAGCTGCATGAACTTATGTCTGATGAGGACTTTCT is a window from the Perca flavescens isolate YP-PL-M2 chromosome 4, PFLA_1.0, whole genome shotgun sequence genome containing:
- the LOC114554141 gene encoding bone morphogenetic protein 7 isoform X2, whose amino-acid sequence is MAFHKNVLVGYYGVHNVPSCKVAFANFSVDNEVRSSFIQRRLRSQERREMQREILSILGLPHRPRPHVHTKHNAAPMFMLDLYNTISTDAQPPGYSYYKSVLPTQVSPVVTPQDSRFLDDADMVMSFVNLVDQDQDLLYQQHRREFRFDLSRIPEGEAVTAAEFRIFKDFIQERYENETFRVSVYQVLQEPPDSEVELLLLYQREVWAAEEGWLVFDLTGTSNLWLVNPEQNLGLHLVLEDSHGQRRNPRLAGMVTGGGPQDKQPFMVAFFKANEVRFRSIRSAHKGRQSNRSKPQKTVQDALKAAEAATDNLGITKEGCKKHELYVSFRDLGWQDWIIAPEGYAAYYCEGECAFPLNSYMNATNHAIVQTLVHFINPDTVPKPCCAPTQLHGISVLYFDDSSNVILKKYRNMVVRACGCH
- the LOC114554141 gene encoding bone morphogenetic protein 7 isoform X1 yields the protein MVKSALATIPILLSWGYCVLATQVAFANFSVDNEVRSSFIQRRLRSQERREMQREILSILGLPHRPRPHVHTKHNAAPMFMLDLYNTISTDAQPPGYSYYKSVLPTQVSPVVTPQDSRFLDDADMVMSFVNLVDQDQDLLYQQHRREFRFDLSRIPEGEAVTAAEFRIFKDFIQERYENETFRVSVYQVLQEPPDSEVELLLLYQREVWAAEEGWLVFDLTGTSNLWLVNPEQNLGLHLVLEDSHGQRRNPRLAGMVTGGGPQDKQPFMVAFFKANEVRFRSIRSAHKGRQSNRSKPQKTVQDALKAAEAATDNLGITKEGCKKHELYVSFRDLGWQDWIIAPEGYAAYYCEGECAFPLNSYMNATNHAIVQTLVHFINPDTVPKPCCAPTQLHGISVLYFDDSSNVILKKYRNMVVRACGCH
- the LOC114554141 gene encoding bone morphogenetic protein 7 isoform X3; this encodes MQIRKVAFANFSVDNEVRSSFIQRRLRSQERREMQREILSILGLPHRPRPHVHTKHNAAPMFMLDLYNTISTDAQPPGYSYYKSVLPTQVSPVVTPQDSRFLDDADMVMSFVNLVDQDQDLLYQQHRREFRFDLSRIPEGEAVTAAEFRIFKDFIQERYENETFRVSVYQVLQEPPDSEVELLLLYQREVWAAEEGWLVFDLTGTSNLWLVNPEQNLGLHLVLEDSHGQRRNPRLAGMVTGGGPQDKQPFMVAFFKANEVRFRSIRSAHKGRQSNRSKPQKTVQDALKAAEAATDNLGITKEGCKKHELYVSFRDLGWQDWIIAPEGYAAYYCEGECAFPLNSYMNATNHAIVQTLVHFINPDTVPKPCCAPTQLHGISVLYFDDSSNVILKKYRNMVVRACGCH
- the LOC114554141 gene encoding bone morphogenetic protein 7 isoform X4, whose translation is MIASRPNWIMVFPLQRPASSVKESCCRAAHPLHSVLPVDQDQDLLYQQHRREFRFDLSRIPEGEAVTAAEFRIFKDFIQERYENETFRVSVYQVLQEPPDSEVELLLLYQREVWAAEEGWLVFDLTGTSNLWLVNPEQNLGLHLVLEDSHGQRRNPRLAGMVTGGGPQDKQPFMVAFFKANEVRFRSIRSAHKGRQSNRSKPQKTVQDALKAAEAATDNLGITKEGCKKHELYVSFRDLGWQDWIIAPEGYAAYYCEGECAFPLNSYMNATNHAIVQTLVHFINPDTVPKPCCAPTQLHGISVLYFDDSSNVILKKYRNMVVRACGCH